The proteins below come from a single Thermodesulfobacteriota bacterium genomic window:
- a CDS encoding CoA-binding protein yields the protein MNTLEEMRCFMEPESIALIGVSRNTDSNSFNVLKNLIDYGFQGKIYPINPKADEILGFKAYTDIRNIPENIDMAVIITPRDTVPDRVKECAEKGVPALIIIAQGFADSDNEGKMLQERVIEIARKGKTRIMGPNTFGVINAYRDLSTALPRFELAKTPVGVISQSGIFFVGLSNIIFGKAIDIGDCCDVDFADSLSYFEHDNDIKVVLLHIEGISEGQRFFEMAKRVSKKKPLIGLKSGKSEIGRVAAQSHTGSVAGKDEVYDAVFKETGVIRVNDEEEAEDLIKSFLTFPPMKGKKIGIMTWAGSTGVITVDACEKYGLEVIDLSESTLDMIRELSPPSWLPLGNPVDIWACMGLKGFNPVNFRNEFKIILEALLADEGSNGVVAIIPDFLVLFYSELWDISTVVKEAAEKYPNKPIAFSIFGPKGELTEKLNETGKTLVFNSCEKAVNALVKLNAYYEFLKKQVDC from the coding sequence ATGAATACATTAGAAGAGATGCGATGTTTCATGGAACCAGAGTCTATTGCTTTAATCGGTGTGTCTAGAAATACTGACAGTAATTCTTTTAATGTATTAAAGAACCTGATTGATTATGGTTTCCAAGGAAAGATTTATCCGATAAACCCTAAAGCAGATGAGATTCTGGGGTTTAAAGCGTATACAGATATAAGGAACATACCGGAAAATATAGATATGGCAGTAATAATTACACCTCGCGATACTGTTCCCGATCGGGTCAAAGAGTGTGCGGAAAAAGGAGTGCCTGCCTTAATAATTATTGCTCAGGGATTTGCTGACTCCGATAATGAGGGGAAGATGCTACAGGAAAGGGTGATAGAAATCGCCAGGAAAGGAAAAACAAGGATTATGGGTCCCAACACATTTGGGGTGATAAATGCCTATAGGGATTTGAGTACAGCCCTTCCACGTTTTGAGCTGGCAAAGACTCCTGTTGGGGTTATATCTCAAAGCGGTATCTTCTTCGTTGGCCTTTCTAATATAATATTTGGAAAAGCCATCGATATAGGCGATTGCTGTGATGTCGATTTTGCTGATAGCCTTTCTTATTTTGAGCATGATAACGATATTAAAGTCGTTCTGCTCCATATTGAAGGTATCTCTGAGGGACAAAGATTCTTTGAGATGGCAAAGAGGGTATCGAAGAAGAAGCCCTTGATTGGTCTTAAATCGGGCAAAAGTGAGATTGGCAGAGTTGCTGCCCAGTCCCACACAGGTTCTGTTGCAGGAAAGGATGAGGTATATGATGCTGTGTTTAAAGAAACCGGGGTGATCAGAGTTAACGATGAGGAAGAAGCGGAAGATTTGATCAAATCATTTTTAACCTTTCCCCCTATGAAAGGAAAGAAGATTGGTATTATGACATGGGCCGGTTCTACAGGTGTTATAACTGTAGATGCCTGTGAGAAATATGGCTTAGAGGTAATAGACCTTTCTGAATCTACATTGGATATGATAAGAGAGCTATCTCCTCCTTCCTGGCTACCCCTTGGCAACCCGGTAGATATCTGGGCATGTATGGGGCTAAAAGGATTCAACCCCGTCAATTTTAGGAATGAGTTTAAAATAATATTGGAGGCACTATTGGCTGATGAAGGTAGTAATGGTGTAGTAGCAATTATCCCTGATTTTCTTGTATTATTCTATTCAGAGTTGTGGGATATCTCTACTGTAGTTAAGGAAGCTGCTGAGAAATACCCCAACAAGCCAATTGCATTTTCCATATTTGGGCCAAAGGGAGAATTAACAGAAAAGCTTAACGAAACTGGGAAAACATTGGTGTTTAACAGTTGCGAGAAGGCGGTAAATGCCCTTGTCAAACTGAATGCATACTATGAATTCTTAAAAAAACAGGTTGATTGCTGA
- a CDS encoding FAD-binding oxidoreductase, translated as MTYGTVTKNEIAIFRSIVDPERVSTGESVIELHSKDESFHKRCRADVVVLPKSSDEVSKILTIANERKIPVTPWGAGTSLEGNPMPCMGGIVMDMQEMNRILEEREGDFQVVVEPGVVYKDLNKKFSKKGLFFPPDPGASATIGGMVANNASGIQALKYGATKDYVMKLEVVLPTGEIINVGSNAVKSSSGYDLCRLFAGSEGTLGVITQITLRLAPLPSHFTAVLANFDSVEDATQSIYQIMCTGIVPAALEFLDTNVIEAINLYKNTHLEEKPTLFMEFHGSNEAGLKEELSLIEEICISNSCSLFEAGIGRQERDRLWEARYDTFESMKNANRGMEIIIIDTAVPLSKYPQMVGFARDEAISKGVKGYIFGHAGSGNLHMGLIKDPNDAEQAERGMEANDAIVRCAIDLGGTATGEHGVGIGKRKFMVHEHGPSLEVMKQIKTILDPNGIMNPGKIFF; from the coding sequence ATGACCTACGGAACTGTTACGAAAAATGAAATAGCTATTTTCAGATCTATCGTTGATCCTGAAAGGGTTTCTACTGGAGAATCCGTAATAGAGCTACATTCCAAGGATGAATCCTTCCATAAAAGATGCAGGGCGGACGTCGTTGTCCTTCCCAAATCCAGTGATGAGGTAAGTAAGATTCTCACGATAGCAAATGAGAGAAAGATCCCTGTCACTCCCTGGGGAGCAGGAACGAGTCTTGAGGGGAATCCCATGCCCTGTATGGGCGGTATTGTCATGGACATGCAGGAGATGAACAGGATTTTGGAAGAAAGAGAGGGTGACTTTCAGGTAGTAGTTGAACCAGGCGTAGTGTATAAGGATTTGAATAAAAAATTCTCAAAAAAGGGGCTCTTCTTCCCTCCTGATCCTGGGGCATCGGCTACCATTGGCGGGATGGTGGCTAATAATGCCAGCGGTATCCAGGCACTTAAGTATGGTGCTACAAAGGATTATGTTATGAAATTAGAGGTCGTCCTCCCCACAGGTGAAATAATCAATGTTGGGTCAAATGCCGTCAAGAGCTCTTCGGGGTATGATCTTTGCCGCCTTTTTGCAGGATCAGAGGGTACACTGGGGGTAATCACTCAGATAACTTTGCGGCTTGCCCCTCTTCCATCACATTTCACTGCTGTACTGGCAAACTTCGACTCTGTTGAAGATGCAACTCAATCTATATATCAGATAATGTGCACAGGAATCGTCCCGGCTGCCCTTGAATTTCTTGATACAAATGTCATAGAGGCAATTAATTTGTACAAGAATACCCACCTGGAGGAGAAGCCTACCCTCTTTATGGAATTTCACGGGAGCAATGAGGCTGGGCTTAAAGAAGAACTCTCTCTTATAGAGGAGATATGTATATCTAATAGCTGCTCTCTCTTTGAAGCTGGAATTGGGAGACAAGAGAGAGACCGACTGTGGGAAGCCAGATATGACACATTTGAATCCATGAAGAACGCCAACAGGGGCATGGAAATAATCATCATAGATACAGCGGTACCTCTCTCAAAATATCCACAGATGGTTGGATTTGCCCGGGATGAAGCAATTTCAAAAGGGGTAAAGGGCTATATATTCGGTCATGCAGGAAGCGGCAACCTCCACATGGGCCTGATTAAGGACCCTAACGATGCAGAGCAGGCAGAGAGGGGGATGGAAGCCAATGACGCTATAGTCAGGTGTGCTATTGATCTCGGAGGCACAGCCACAGGTGAACACGGGGTTGGAATAGGGAAACGCAAATTCATGGTACATGAACATGGACCCAGTCTGGAGGTAATGAAACAAATCAAAACCATCCTTGATCCAAATGGGATAATGAACCCTGGGAAGATATTCTTTTAG